A window from Pseudomonas kribbensis encodes these proteins:
- a CDS encoding methyl-accepting chemotaxis protein: MLQKSLRAQILALLSGSLLAMLLIALACFHFLSNGVQSYSQLIAGPLHTSQLIDEANLQFKVQVQEWKNVLLRGKQPADLAKYWGQFEDRQRDVQNILGELANQKGLEPSLKTRIERLREEHRLLGSAYQKGRDAYVAAGADPTAGDVAVKGVDRAASDQMSELVAELRKQGTEQSALISASADRTVMLGILVMLASGLLIGLLSLWLVNRNLVEPIRKLIDYVTQLSKGRLVERVASDRQDELGNLAAAANTLRDFLAETFNHLQRSAKDLDSASGELNAIATVMAGGTNEQFNRTDQVATAMNEMSATAQEVARHAADAARAADDADQSAQQGEKVMQSTIHSITQMRGEIANTATVIRRLEADSGRIGKVLEVIRGIAEQTNLLALNAAIEAARAGEAGRGFAVVADEVRNLAQRTAESIIEINQIIQSVQTGAVDAAHAIDSGQTRSDESVEQVTQAGAMLERITHAVEAIRDMNRQIATAAEEQTSVAEDISRNLTEITSIASTNLDNVQRTESASQNLHGLSGQLNDVTARLSV; the protein is encoded by the coding sequence ATGCTGCAAAAATCCCTGAGAGCGCAAATTCTCGCCCTGCTGAGCGGCAGCCTGTTGGCGATGCTGTTGATCGCGCTGGCCTGCTTTCATTTCCTGTCCAACGGCGTGCAAAGCTACAGCCAGTTGATCGCCGGTCCCTTGCACACCTCGCAACTGATCGACGAAGCCAACCTGCAATTCAAGGTGCAGGTCCAGGAGTGGAAAAACGTCCTGCTGCGCGGCAAGCAACCGGCAGACCTGGCCAAATACTGGGGCCAGTTCGAGGATCGTCAGCGCGATGTGCAGAACATCCTCGGTGAACTGGCCAATCAGAAAGGCCTGGAGCCTTCGCTGAAAACCCGCATCGAACGTCTGCGTGAAGAACATCGTCTGCTCGGCAGCGCGTACCAGAAAGGTCGCGATGCCTACGTAGCCGCCGGTGCCGATCCGACGGCGGGCGACGTGGCGGTCAAAGGCGTCGACCGTGCCGCCAGTGACCAGATGAGCGAGCTGGTGGCCGAGCTGCGCAAGCAGGGCACCGAGCAGTCGGCACTGATCAGCGCCAGCGCCGATCGCACCGTGATGCTGGGGATTCTGGTGATGCTCGCGTCCGGTCTGTTGATTGGTCTGCTGAGCCTGTGGCTGGTCAACCGCAACCTGGTCGAGCCGATCCGCAAACTCATCGACTACGTCACCCAACTGAGCAAGGGCCGTCTGGTCGAGCGTGTGGCCAGCGACCGTCAGGACGAACTGGGCAATCTGGCTGCTGCGGCCAACACCCTGCGCGATTTCCTCGCCGAAACCTTCAACCATCTGCAGCGCAGCGCCAAGGATCTGGACAGCGCCAGCGGCGAGTTGAACGCCATCGCCACCGTGATGGCCGGCGGCACCAACGAGCAGTTCAACCGCACCGATCAGGTGGCCACGGCGATGAACGAGATGTCCGCCACCGCCCAGGAAGTCGCCCGTCATGCGGCCGATGCGGCGCGTGCTGCCGACGATGCCGACCAGTCCGCCCAGCAGGGTGAAAAGGTCATGCAGAGCACCATCCACAGCATCACCCAGATGCGCGGCGAAATCGCCAACACCGCCACGGTGATCCGTCGTCTGGAAGCCGACAGCGGTCGCATCGGCAAGGTGCTGGAAGTGATTCGCGGCATCGCCGAGCAGACCAACCTGTTGGCGCTCAACGCCGCCATCGAAGCGGCCCGGGCCGGTGAAGCCGGGCGTGGTTTTGCGGTGGTGGCCGACGAAGTGCGCAACCTGGCGCAGCGCACGGCGGAGTCGATCATCGAGATCAACCAGATCATCCAGAGCGTGCAGACCGGCGCGGTGGATGCAGCCCACGCCATCGACAGCGGCCAGACCCGCAGCGATGAAAGCGTCGAGCAAGTGACCCAGGCCGGCGCCATGCTTGAGCGCATCACCCATGCGGTGGAAGCGATCCGCGACATGAACCGTCAGATCGCCACGGCGGCTGAAGAGCAGACCTCGGTGGCCGAAGACATCTCGCGCAACCTGACCGAGATCACTTCGATTGCCAGCACCAACCTCGACAACGTGCAGCGCACCGAAAGCGCCAGCCAGAACCTGCACGGCCTGTCCGGGCAACTCAACGACGTCACCGCTCGCTTGAGCGTCTGA
- a CDS encoding transporter, which produces MNHSLDISHRDPDLFGLLYGFRFRPGERGREVDSATALRCLQDDSDSDEFLWLHLNLAHAACERWMKSHLQLPQEFFEALHEGSRSTRIEHVDSALLAVVNDVVFNLSSMVSSDVSTLWVCVRSKLIVSARLQPLHSVDKLRSSVKAGECFRSPSELLVHLLRDQGEVLTQIVRKTSMSVDQVEDELLSSRLSTNRAELGANRRVLVRLQRLLALEPGSLLRLLNRPPSWLQKEDVKELRKSTEEFALIINDLTALGERIKLLQEEIAANLNEQSNRTLFTLTVVTVLALPINIIAGFFGMNVGGVPLATDPEGFWILVALVATFTVIAGRWAFRKRGDY; this is translated from the coding sequence ATGAACCACAGCCTGGATATCAGCCATCGCGATCCTGATCTGTTTGGCCTGCTTTACGGCTTCCGTTTTCGCCCGGGCGAGCGCGGGCGCGAAGTGGATTCGGCGACCGCCCTGCGCTGCCTGCAGGACGACAGCGACAGCGACGAATTCCTCTGGCTGCACCTGAACCTGGCCCACGCCGCGTGCGAGCGCTGGATGAAAAGTCATCTGCAATTGCCCCAGGAATTTTTCGAGGCGCTGCATGAAGGTTCGCGCTCGACCCGCATCGAGCATGTCGATTCGGCGTTGCTGGCGGTGGTCAACGACGTGGTGTTCAACCTCAGTAGCATGGTGTCGTCGGACGTGTCGACGCTGTGGGTCTGCGTGCGCAGCAAACTGATCGTCAGTGCGCGTCTGCAACCGCTGCATTCGGTGGACAAACTGCGTTCGTCGGTGAAGGCCGGCGAGTGCTTTCGCTCGCCGTCGGAATTGCTCGTGCACCTGTTGCGCGACCAAGGCGAAGTGCTGACCCAGATCGTGCGCAAGACCAGCATGAGCGTCGATCAGGTCGAGGACGAACTACTCTCCTCGCGGCTGTCGACCAACCGTGCTGAACTCGGCGCCAACCGCCGGGTGCTGGTGCGCTTGCAACGGCTGCTGGCGCTGGAGCCGGGCTCGCTGCTGCGCCTGCTCAACCGGCCACCGTCCTGGTTGCAGAAGGAAGACGTCAAGGAGCTGCGCAAGTCCACCGAGGAGTTCGCGCTGATCATCAACGACCTTACGGCCCTCGGCGAGCGGATCAAGCTGTTGCAGGAAGAGATCGCCGCCAACCTCAACGAGCAGAGCAACCGCACGCTGTTCACCCTGACCGTGGTCACGGTGCTGGCGCTGCCGATCAACATCATCGCCGGTTTCTTCGGCATGAACGTCGGCGGCGTGCCGCTGGCCACCGATCCGGAAGGGTTCTGGATTCTGGTCGCGCTGGTGGCCACGTTTACCGTGATTGCCGGACGCTGGGCGTTTCGCAAGCGCGGGGATTACTAA
- a CDS encoding inorganic phosphate transporter, whose amino-acid sequence MATPSLTASPASAASGRPALDKKTGPFTYVVFFAVLAMGMLFTAYSLMHDMHELGTVVTTWTPFLLLGVALLIALGFEFVNGFHDTANAVATVIYTHSLPPNVAVVWSGFFNFLGVLLSSGAVAFGIIALLPVELILQVGSSAGFAMIFALLIAAILWNLGTWWLGLPASSSHTLIGSIIGVGVANALMHGRDGTSGVDWAQATKIGYALLLSPLVGFGCAALLLLALRAFVKNRSLYKAPEGNTPPPWWIRGLLIATCTGVSFAHGSNDGQKGMGLIMLILVGTLPMAYALNRTMPADQTLQFAAVAEVTQQALVKSAPLPAPADPRPVLSDYVRSKEATPQLIPALAALTGHIGEEVKGYGSLSKVPAEAMGNVRNDMYLASETIRLMDKNKVGTFDADTTNKLQLFKQQIDNATRFIPLWVKIAVAIALGLGTMVGWKRIVVTVGEKIGKTHLTYAQGASAETVAMLTIGAADMFGLPVSTTHVLSSGVAGTMVANGGGLQMKTIRNLLMAWVLTLPAAILLSGSLYWLFTQIF is encoded by the coding sequence ATGGCTACTCCCTCCCTGACCGCCAGCCCGGCCTCCGCTGCCAGCGGCAGGCCGGCGCTCGACAAAAAAACCGGCCCCTTCACTTACGTGGTGTTCTTCGCCGTGCTGGCCATGGGGATGCTGTTCACCGCCTACAGCCTGATGCACGACATGCACGAACTGGGCACGGTGGTCACCACCTGGACGCCGTTTCTGTTGCTCGGCGTGGCGCTGTTGATTGCGCTTGGCTTTGAGTTCGTCAACGGATTCCACGACACAGCCAACGCCGTAGCCACGGTGATCTACACCCACTCGCTGCCGCCGAACGTGGCCGTGGTCTGGTCGGGTTTCTTCAATTTCCTCGGCGTGTTGCTTTCGAGCGGTGCAGTGGCGTTCGGCATCATCGCGCTGTTGCCGGTGGAGCTGATTCTGCAGGTCGGCTCGTCCGCCGGTTTCGCGATGATCTTCGCCCTCCTGATCGCCGCGATTCTGTGGAACCTCGGCACCTGGTGGCTGGGCCTGCCGGCCTCGTCGTCGCACACGCTGATCGGTTCGATCATCGGCGTTGGTGTGGCGAATGCCTTGATGCATGGCCGCGACGGCACCAGCGGCGTGGACTGGGCTCAGGCGACCAAGATCGGTTACGCGCTGCTGCTGTCGCCACTGGTAGGTTTCGGTTGCGCGGCACTGTTGCTGCTGGCGCTGCGCGCCTTCGTGAAGAACCGTTCGCTGTACAAGGCACCGGAAGGCAACACCCCGCCGCCATGGTGGATTCGCGGCCTGCTGATCGCCACCTGCACCGGCGTGTCCTTCGCCCACGGTTCCAACGACGGCCAGAAAGGCATGGGCCTGATCATGCTGATTCTGGTCGGCACCCTGCCGATGGCCTACGCGCTGAACCGCACCATGCCTGCCGATCAGACGCTGCAGTTCGCGGCGGTGGCCGAAGTCACCCAGCAGGCGCTGGTGAAAAGCGCCCCGCTGCCGGCCCCGGCCGATCCGCGTCCGGTGCTCTCGGATTACGTACGCAGCAAGGAAGCCACGCCGCAACTGATCCCGGCCCTCGCCGCGCTGACCGGGCATATCGGTGAAGAAGTGAAAGGCTACGGTTCGCTGTCGAAAGTCCCGGCCGAGGCCATGGGCAACGTGCGTAACGACATGTACCTGGCCAGCGAAACCATTCGCCTGATGGACAAGAACAAGGTCGGCACTTTCGACGCCGACACCACCAACAAACTGCAACTGTTCAAGCAGCAGATCGACAACGCCACGCGGTTCATCCCGCTGTGGGTGAAGATCGCCGTGGCGATTGCATTGGGGCTGGGCACCATGGTCGGCTGGAAGCGGATCGTGGTCACGGTCGGCGAGAAGATCGGCAAGACCCACCTGACCTACGCCCAGGGCGCCTCGGCGGAAACGGTGGCGATGCTGACCATCGGCGCCGCCGACATGTTCGGTCTGCCGGTGTCGACCACTCATGTGTTGTCTTCGGGCGTGGCCGGGACCATGGTCGCCAACGGTGGCGGCCTGCAGATGAAGACCATCCGCAATCTGCTGATGGCGTGGGTGCTGACGTTGCCGGCGGCGATTCTGCTGTCGGGCAGCCTGTACTGGCTGTTCACCCAGATCTTCTGA
- a CDS encoding LysR family transcriptional regulator has translation MNKLELLRTFVRVSELSSFTMAGESLGLPRSTVSEQVQALETLLGTRLLQRTTRRVQATQDGLALYERSKDLLSHMDEIENLFRQDEASLTGRIRVDMPNILSRRLIMPKLPEFMARHPNLELEISSTDRRVDLLAEGFDCVVRIGAQPDQSVVARHLGDFSMINCASPAYLERYGVPQTLEDLAQHRLVHYVGVLGSRSEGFVYEQGGQVHRVPMAGSVTVNSTDAYESACLGGFGLIQVPRTGMNTYLDTGEVVTVLPQYTAPAMGISLLYARQRHLPLRVRVFMDWLGDLIRSTL, from the coding sequence ATGAACAAACTGGAACTGCTGCGCACCTTCGTCCGGGTCAGCGAATTGTCGAGTTTCACGATGGCGGGGGAGAGTCTGGGGCTGCCGCGCTCGACGGTGTCCGAGCAGGTGCAGGCGCTGGAAACTCTGCTCGGCACGCGTTTGCTGCAACGCACCACGCGCCGGGTGCAGGCGACTCAGGACGGTCTCGCGTTGTACGAGCGCAGCAAGGATCTGCTGTCGCACATGGACGAAATCGAGAACCTGTTCCGTCAGGACGAAGCGTCGCTGACCGGGCGGATCCGGGTCGACATGCCTAACATTCTGTCGCGGCGGCTGATCATGCCGAAGTTGCCGGAATTCATGGCCCGGCATCCGAACCTGGAGCTGGAAATCAGCAGCACCGATCGCCGGGTCGACCTGCTCGCCGAAGGCTTCGATTGCGTGGTGCGCATCGGTGCGCAGCCGGACCAATCGGTGGTCGCACGGCATCTGGGGGATTTCAGCATGATCAACTGCGCCAGCCCTGCGTATCTTGAGCGCTACGGCGTGCCGCAGACGCTTGAGGATCTGGCGCAGCATCGGCTGGTGCATTACGTCGGAGTGCTGGGTTCGCGATCGGAAGGGTTTGTCTACGAGCAGGGCGGGCAGGTCCATCGCGTGCCGATGGCCGGCAGCGTGACGGTCAACAGCACCGATGCCTACGAGTCGGCGTGTCTTGGGGGATTCGGTCTGATCCAGGTGCCGCGTACCGGGATGAACACCTATCTGGACACCGGCGAGGTGGTGACGGTGCTGCCGCAATACACCGCGCCGGCGATGGGCATTTCACTGCTGTACGCGCGGCAGCGGCATCTGCCGTTGCGGGTGCGGGTGTTCATGGACTGGCTGGGGGATCTGATTCGTTCGACGCTCTGA
- a CDS encoding SDR family NAD(P)-dependent oxidoreductase gives MNRKIALITGASRGLGKNAALHLAAQGVDIIGTYNSRADEAQSLVEELKTLGANAVMLQLDVGRSEGFAEFAVRVEQALQQLGQPRFDFLINNAGIGVHASFADTTPEQFDLLMNVQLKGPFFLTQQLLPLINDGGRIINISSGLARFTLPGYAAYAAMKGAMEVLTRYQAKELGARQIAVNILAPGAIETDFGGGAVRDNSALNAMVASNTALGRAGQPDDIGGALALLLSPGAQWINGQRIEASGGMFL, from the coding sequence ATGAACCGCAAAATCGCATTGATCACCGGTGCCAGCCGTGGCCTCGGCAAGAACGCCGCCCTGCACCTTGCCGCCCAAGGCGTGGACATCATCGGCACCTACAACAGCCGCGCCGACGAAGCGCAATCGCTGGTCGAGGAGCTGAAAACACTCGGCGCAAACGCCGTGATGCTGCAACTGGATGTCGGCCGCAGCGAAGGTTTTGCCGAGTTCGCCGTGCGGGTGGAGCAAGCGCTGCAACAGCTCGGGCAGCCGCGCTTCGATTTCCTGATCAACAACGCCGGGATTGGTGTGCATGCCTCCTTCGCCGACACCACGCCGGAGCAGTTCGACCTGCTGATGAATGTGCAGTTGAAAGGGCCGTTTTTCCTGACTCAGCAACTGCTGCCGCTGATCAACGATGGCGGCCGGATCATCAACATCTCCAGCGGTCTGGCCCGCTTCACCCTGCCGGGTTATGCCGCCTACGCGGCGATGAAAGGCGCGATGGAAGTGCTGACCCGTTATCAGGCCAAGGAGCTGGGTGCGCGGCAGATCGCCGTGAATATCCTGGCACCCGGCGCCATCGAGACCGACTTCGGCGGCGGCGCGGTGCGCGACAATTCGGCGCTGAATGCGATGGTCGCCAGCAATACCGCCCTGGGCCGTGCCGGGCAGCCGGATGACATTGGCGGCGCACTGGCGCTGCTGCTGTCGCCGGGGGCGCAGTGGATCAACGGTCAGCGGATTGAAGCGTCGGGCGGGATGTTTCTTTAA
- a CDS encoding multidrug/biocide efflux PACE transporter: MTANKSITERIFQAIGFELLAILICTPLLAWIMGKPLVEMGAVTIAVALLALGWNVVFNGFFDRLLKRWNIARNAWVRVAHALLFEGGLIVMGVPLIAWWLSVSLWQAFLLDIGVLLFFLPYTYVYHWGYDVVRERLVMRSVCQN; encoded by the coding sequence ATGACTGCCAACAAATCCATCACTGAACGTATCTTCCAGGCCATCGGTTTCGAACTGCTGGCGATCCTGATCTGTACGCCGTTGCTGGCGTGGATCATGGGCAAACCGCTGGTGGAAATGGGCGCCGTCACCATTGCCGTCGCGTTGCTGGCCCTGGGCTGGAACGTGGTGTTCAACGGCTTCTTCGACCGGCTGCTCAAGCGCTGGAACATCGCCCGTAACGCCTGGGTGCGGGTGGCGCATGCGCTGCTGTTCGAGGGCGGGCTGATCGTGATGGGCGTGCCGCTGATTGCCTGGTGGCTGTCGGTCAGCCTGTGGCAGGCGTTCCTGCTCGATATCGGTGTGCTGCTGTTCTTCCTGCCTTACACCTACGTCTACCACTGGGGTTATGACGTGGTGCGCGAGCGGCTGGTGATGCGCAGCGTCTGCCAGAATTGA
- a CDS encoding LysR family transcriptional regulator, giving the protein MASQEVLLAFVQAATQGSFSAAARKLGRSQSTVSAAVASLEIDLDLVLFDRSSRKPTLTPAGHVMLQRAEAILAATSRLEMTARQLAQGVEPKLTVAISDTYQSDRFEAALVGFEQRYPDLELECLIAECDDLIELVQRGRAHLAFAEMQDSYPPDLATATVAERTEIALFVGRNHPLATQDSIDQTILEQHRELRLATIVNPYDSRGKGRVWSAPSYLMLLEMAQKGFGWAPLPRWLVEHFGNDSLAELNVRGWPKPVFVDALWSRLYPPGPAGSWLLSKMLE; this is encoded by the coding sequence ATGGCTTCTCAGGAAGTGTTGCTGGCGTTTGTCCAGGCGGCTACTCAAGGTTCTTTTTCGGCAGCGGCGCGCAAACTCGGGCGCAGTCAGTCCACCGTCAGCGCGGCCGTCGCCAGTCTGGAAATCGATCTGGACCTGGTGCTGTTCGACCGCAGCAGCCGCAAACCGACCCTGACCCCGGCCGGCCACGTGATGCTGCAACGGGCCGAGGCGATTCTGGCGGCCACCAGCCGGCTGGAAATGACCGCCCGGCAATTGGCCCAGGGCGTCGAGCCAAAACTCACGGTGGCGATTTCCGACACTTATCAGTCCGACCGTTTCGAAGCCGCGTTGGTGGGCTTCGAGCAGCGCTATCCGGATCTGGAGCTGGAATGCCTGATCGCCGAGTGCGATGACCTGATCGAACTGGTGCAACGCGGTCGGGCGCATCTGGCATTCGCCGAAATGCAGGACAGCTACCCGCCGGATCTGGCGACCGCGACCGTTGCCGAGCGTACTGAAATCGCCTTGTTTGTCGGCCGCAACCATCCATTGGCGACGCAGGATTCCATCGATCAAACAATCCTTGAGCAGCATCGCGAGCTGCGTCTGGCCACCATCGTCAATCCCTATGACAGTCGCGGCAAAGGTCGGGTGTGGTCGGCGCCAAGTTATCTGATGCTGCTGGAGATGGCCCAGAAAGGCTTCGGCTGGGCGCCACTGCCGCGCTGGCTGGTGGAGCATTTCGGCAATGATTCGCTGGCGGAACTGAACGTGCGCGGCTGGCCGAAACCGGTGTTCGTCGATGCGCTGTGGTCGCGGCTGTACCCGCCGGGGCCGGCGGGGAGTTGGTTGCTCAGCAAGATGCTGGAATAG
- a CDS encoding LysR family transcriptional regulator gives MDIRHLKAFLAVFEERNITAAAQRLFISQPTLSVTIKQLEEELGATLFVRQPRGVEVSDEARLLYPQARRMVAESEALSRMFRGRENRAPLTLGIEGDIAASHIEAFVRMAHQALPNLLLTLEEGCHGDGRLAVEEMCCEDELFLPLWEESYVMALPLDHPMANAQAGWAPIEDWITCPQHPSHQRLMALYGRSPEALAGHAGSLQQALHMVAAGVGVAMLPQSLVSGHERIVVRALHLSAPTRRVGLCYAAQALELPTMRGLHEYFQVNRPVDIAAA, from the coding sequence ATGGATATCCGTCATCTCAAAGCCTTCCTCGCCGTATTCGAGGAACGCAACATCACCGCCGCCGCGCAACGGCTGTTCATCAGCCAGCCCACGTTGTCGGTGACCATCAAACAGTTGGAAGAAGAACTCGGCGCGACGCTGTTCGTGCGTCAGCCCCGTGGTGTGGAGGTCAGCGACGAAGCGCGGCTGCTGTACCCGCAGGCGCGACGGATGGTGGCCGAATCCGAGGCGCTGAGCCGGATGTTTCGCGGCCGCGAAAACCGTGCGCCGCTGACCCTCGGCATCGAGGGCGACATCGCCGCCAGCCATATCGAAGCCTTCGTGCGCATGGCCCATCAGGCGTTGCCCAATCTGCTGTTGACCCTGGAGGAAGGCTGTCACGGCGATGGTCGATTGGCGGTCGAGGAAATGTGCTGCGAGGACGAACTGTTCCTGCCGTTGTGGGAAGAGTCCTATGTGATGGCGCTGCCCCTCGATCACCCGATGGCCAACGCGCAGGCGGGCTGGGCACCCATCGAGGACTGGATTACTTGTCCGCAGCATCCGTCCCATCAGCGGTTGATGGCGCTGTACGGACGCTCGCCGGAAGCGCTGGCGGGGCATGCCGGTTCACTGCAACAGGCGCTGCACATGGTGGCGGCGGGTGTCGGCGTAGCGATGTTGCCGCAGTCGCTGGTCAGCGGGCATGAGCGCATCGTCGTGCGTGCGTTGCACCTGTCGGCACCGACCCGGCGGGTGGGATTGTGCTACGCGGCGCAGGCGTTGGAGTTGCCGACAATGCGCGGGTTGCACGAGTATTTTCAGGTGAACCGCCCGGTCGATATTGCAGCGGCCTGA
- a CDS encoding SDR family oxidoreductase, translating into MGKPLIIITGASSGIGEATARRLSAAGHPLLLLARRIERLEALALPNTLSRRVDITDRAALLAAVAEAETQFGPADALINNAGVMLLGEMSKQDPAQWDQMLDVNVKGLLNGVHAVVAGMIERKHGTIINVSSVAGRKTFPNHVAYVGTKFAVHGLSENLREELSPHNVRVTTIAPGAVETELLSHTTDEAIKTGYQAWKQDMGGTVLSAEDVATAIAYAYGQPQGVCIREIVMAATRQQA; encoded by the coding sequence ATGGGCAAGCCATTGATCATCATCACCGGCGCCAGCTCGGGCATCGGCGAAGCCACCGCCCGCCGTTTGAGCGCTGCCGGCCATCCATTGCTGTTGCTGGCGCGCCGCATCGAACGCCTGGAAGCACTGGCCCTGCCGAACACCCTCAGCCGCCGCGTCGACATCACCGACCGCGCCGCGTTGCTGGCCGCTGTGGCCGAGGCTGAAACACAGTTCGGCCCGGCCGACGCGCTGATCAACAACGCTGGCGTGATGCTGCTGGGCGAGATGAGCAAACAGGACCCGGCGCAGTGGGACCAGATGCTCGACGTCAACGTGAAGGGCCTGCTCAACGGCGTGCACGCGGTGGTCGCCGGGATGATCGAGCGCAAGCACGGCACCATCATCAACGTCAGCTCGGTGGCCGGGCGCAAGACGTTCCCGAACCATGTGGCGTACGTCGGGACCAAGTTTGCGGTGCACGGGTTGTCGGAAAATCTTCGTGAGGAGCTGTCGCCGCATAACGTGCGGGTGACCACGATTGCGCCGGGGGCGGTCGAGACCGAGTTGTTGAGCCACACCACGGATGAGGCGATCAAGACCGGGTATCAGGCGTGGAAGCAGGACATGGGCGGCACGGTGCTGAGTGCCGAGGATGTGGCGACGGCGATTGCCTATGCGTATGGGCAGCCGCAGGGGGTTTGTATTCGGGAGATTGTGATGGCTGCTACGCGGCAACAGGCCTGA
- a CDS encoding RNA polymerase sigma factor, which yields MSEVAARVAQVYREDSRRILATLIRLLGDFDLAEEALHEAFFVAVERWQQDGVPDNPRAWLVSTGRFKAIDVLRRRARFKASQPLLLAQLEELEQSEWDVEDVEDDRLRLIFTCCHPALAADAQVPLTLREVCDLTTEEIARAFLSAPAAIAQRIVRAKAKIRDAKIPYQVPSLNELPERLDSVLRVIYLVFNEGYSASGGAQVTREDLTREAIRLGRLLLELLPDPEVMGLLALMLLHESRRSARSSADGELILLDDQDRKLWNAELIAEGCNLVERALTTGRFGPYCLQAAIAAVHAEAPTAGETDWEQIVGLYDVLLRAVPSPVIELNRAVAVAKRDGALAGLTLIEGILERGDLQDYHLAHSARAEFCRQLGRVEEAREAYRRALELTRQEPERRFIEGRLQELTPSNRP from the coding sequence ATGTCTGAGGTCGCGGCCCGGGTCGCGCAGGTCTACCGCGAAGACTCGCGGCGGATCCTCGCGACCCTGATCCGTCTGCTTGGCGATTTCGACCTCGCCGAAGAAGCCTTGCACGAGGCGTTCTTCGTCGCGGTCGAGCGCTGGCAGCAGGATGGTGTGCCGGATAATCCACGGGCGTGGCTGGTGTCCACCGGGCGCTTCAAGGCCATCGACGTGTTGCGCCGGCGCGCACGGTTCAAGGCCTCGCAGCCGTTGCTGCTGGCGCAACTGGAAGAGCTGGAACAGTCCGAATGGGACGTTGAAGACGTGGAAGACGATCGCCTGCGCCTGATCTTCACCTGCTGCCACCCGGCGCTGGCGGCGGACGCGCAAGTGCCGCTGACCCTGCGCGAAGTCTGCGACCTCACCACCGAAGAAATCGCCCGTGCATTTCTCTCGGCCCCGGCGGCGATTGCCCAGCGCATCGTGCGCGCCAAGGCGAAGATCCGCGACGCGAAAATCCCCTATCAAGTCCCGAGCCTGAACGAACTGCCCGAGCGCCTCGACAGCGTGTTGCGGGTGATTTATCTGGTGTTCAACGAAGGCTATTCGGCGTCCGGCGGCGCCCAGGTGACCCGCGAGGATTTGACCCGTGAGGCGATTCGTCTCGGGCGTCTGCTGCTGGAGTTGTTGCCGGATCCGGAAGTCATGGGATTGTTGGCGTTGATGCTGTTGCATGAGTCGCGGCGTTCGGCGCGCTCATCGGCGGATGGGGAATTGATTCTGCTGGATGATCAGGATCGCAAATTGTGGAATGCCGAGCTGATTGCCGAAGGCTGCAATCTGGTGGAGCGGGCGCTGACCACCGGACGCTTCGGGCCGTACTGCCTGCAAGCGGCGATTGCGGCGGTGCATGCAGAGGCGCCGACGGCTGGGGAGACGGATTGGGAGCAGATCGTTGGGCTGTATGACGTGTTGCTGCGGGCGGTGCCGTCGCCTGTGATCGAGTTGAACCGGGCGGTGGCGGTGGCCAAGCGTGATGGGGCGCTGGCGGGGTTGACCTTGATCGAAGGGATTCTGGAGCGCGGGGACTTGCAGGATTACCACCTGGCACATTCGGCGCGGGCGGAGTTTTGTCGGCAGTTGGGGCGGGTTGAGGAGGCTCGGGAGGCTTACCGGCGAGCCTTGGAACTGACCCGGCAGGAGCCGGAACGCAGGTTTATCGAAGGACGATTGCAGGAACTCACTCCGAGCAATCGCCCTTGA
- a CDS encoding YciI family protein encodes MKYLCLVYSDERLLHSSPDSPEDAECWAYAESIQGSGRMVAAEALESVQTATTVRMRNGKLSITDGPFAETKEQLAGFYLIDARDLNEAIQVAGNIPAARVGSVEVRPVRQLNV; translated from the coding sequence ATGAAGTATTTATGCCTGGTCTACAGCGATGAGCGCCTGCTGCATTCGTCGCCCGACAGCCCGGAAGACGCCGAGTGCTGGGCCTACGCCGAGTCGATCCAGGGCAGCGGCCGGATGGTCGCGGCCGAAGCGCTGGAGTCGGTGCAGACCGCCACCACGGTGCGCATGCGCAACGGCAAGTTGTCGATCACCGACGGCCCGTTCGCCGAGACCAAGGAGCAGTTGGCCGGTTTCTACCTGATCGACGCGCGGGACCTCAACGAAGCAATCCAGGTCGCCGGCAACATTCCGGCGGCCCGGGTCGGCAGCGTCGAAGTGCGTCCCGTGCGGCAGTTGAATGTCTGA